From the Lacipirellulaceae bacterium genome, the window CCAGTACGGTTGCCGCGGCCGTGGTGTTCGCCCCATTGCTGTCGAGCATCGCCGAAACGCGCATCGGCCCGAAGAAAGTCTTCTGCACCTCAGCCATAACGGCTTCGCCCGCGATCACATCCGATCCGCCGACGAAAACGGCGGTCGACTTCAGGTCTTCAGGGCCTCGCGTAAAGATCGCCCCGTAGATGAGGTCACGAACATCGTCGGTCGTGATCCCGCTGTGGCGAAACAAATGATCGACCCCCGCATCGACAGCCACCACGCCGTCGAAGACGCTGGGCTGTGGATCGGTATCAAAGCAAACAAGGATTTTAGGCTTGGACATGCGAGAAAGTAGAATGGTGAGAGTCGAGAGGGGAATACACAGCAACGAAGAGTTTCTAGCCGCGGTTCTACGAATCGCCGGAACCTCGCAGCAGACCATCAACAAGAAAAAACCACGCGCCGCTAACCGACGCGTGGCCTGGGTCTCTTGTCGGTGTTGCGCCGTGACTAGAAGCCGCGGAACGGGTGGGCGGCTTCTTCCTTGCCGGCGATCATTTCGTCGGCTGATGGCTTCGCGCCCATCGCGTTGACGATCGCCATCTTGGTGGCTTCGTAGTTGTAGTCGTAGATCTTCTTGTCGTCGGCAGCTTCAGGGTGAATGAACACGCCGCAGACGATGACGAGATCTTCAGCCTGCCCTTTGTCGATCACGCCATCAGCCACGCTATCGGCAACGGCCTTCGCGACGGCTGCTTGAGCAGGACCGAACATTTGAACGGCCTGACGCATGCCCTTGATCGTGACCTTGGTGATCATGACCGTGGCTGGCTTAACGGCCAAGTTCGGGGTCAGCACAGCGAGTAGGTTGGTGTGGCCGTCGCTCTGGGTGGCCAAGGCGTTGGCAAAAGCGGTACCGACAGGGCCGTCTTTGCTACCGATCATAAGATCGATATGAGCGATTTCGTTGCCGTCGCCCGTGAGGGCCTCTCCGATGAACATCGACATAGTTTCGTTACTCCAGAAATGAGGGGCGTGCTAGATCGGTTCTTTCGTAGTTGATCAAGCTGGCGCTGCTTTGAATCCGCGATGCGAATCGGGTGCATCGCGCGGTGGCTAGGCCACAGTATCGTGAATTGGCTAATCTGCTTCGCTGCCGAACACTTATTTCGGCACGGTGCTGATGTCTGGCCCCAGTATGGCTAACTTTGAGGGCAACCGACGAGCCAGAAAGCATAGCAGCCCCCATAGGGAGAGTTCAACCGGCCTAAACAGCCCTGCCAACTCGCAGAAAACGCTTGCACTTCTCCGTCGAACTTCCTAGTTTATGGAATGCACCCTGGAATTTCGGTGGGGAGGTTCCGGGCAAGTGCTTCAGCATGAATTGCAGTGGGCGAGTCGGCCTACGTCGGCCATCTGATGCAATCTCTCTTCAGCATGCTCATGACTTACCAGATTCCTTCTGTTTGATTTCGGTAAAGGAGAGCATTCATGAATGTCGTGGGGCCAAGGGGCAAAGGTTTTACTCTCGTGGAATTGTTGGTGGTGATTGCCATCATAGGCACATTGGTCGGATTGCTACTGCCGGCGGTTCAGGCAGCTCGGGAGTCTTCACGTTCCAATACGTGTCGTATGAACTTAACGCAGTTGCACAAGGCAACCGCCCAGTACGAGATCGACAATAAGAAGTACCCCGGCTACGTGAATCCCATCGGCGGTGGCGCCAGTTGGTCCGCAATGCTGCTACCTTATCTGGAACGGCGCGACCTGTGGGAACGAATCCAAGTGGGAGCTAGTGCGAGTGCCTCGGTCGAAGTGTTCGTCTGCCCAAGCAACCCTCCGAAAACTGAAGGGGCGCCCGGGATGTCTTACCTGGCAAATGCAGGTTGGATCCAACGGGAAGAGATTTTCCCTAATTCCTTAGAATGTGGAAAAACGGAGAACATCGCAAACGGAGTCTTCTTTGACAAAACGCGAACGGACGTTAGCTCTCGAGCAGACATTCGTGATGAAGTTCGAGTGGATAATTCGTGCGTCCCCTCGCCTCAGCCAATCACTAAAATGACGTTCGCCTACATCCAAGCCGAAGGGGACGGCACAACCAATACGTTGTTGTACTCCGAAGGGATTAACGCAATGGTCTGGACCGGCATCACGGCCCCCGACAAAAAGTGGCACTACGGTTTCTGCTGGGAGAAACCTGTGACTATCGCGGCTGGTTACGAAGACGATAACAGCACGATCGAGACGGGCTCACAGTACCGCTACATCAATCGCATCCTCAAGTCGTTGACGAACAATCCAAACGAAAAGCCGGCCAACAGTTGTGCTCCTTCAAGTTATCACGCTGCGGGAATCAACGTGGCGTTCGTTGGTGGCAGCGTGAGGTACCTCTCGGAGCAAATCGAGCCCTTCGTTTTCGCGCAGTTGATGACGAGCAATCGGCGTGACTCCGATCTTGATGAAGAGAACCTGCCTCAGCCAGACGCCGACGACTATTGAACTGCTATGAAATGGCCACCCAACATCGGAGCAGCTTCCCACGGGGCCTGCTGAATGCACAGGAGAGTCGAATCGGGCTCTTTCTGGACAAAACGGCCCTTTCCTGCGACAATTCAAGATGAGCACGGTTTGCATGCCCGATGGGCCTTTTTCTTTTATTCATTCGATGTCGTCATGCAAAACGGGTTCGTGATGCGCGTGTAATGAACGGCGTT encodes:
- a CDS encoding DUF1559 domain-containing protein; protein product: MNVVGPRGKGFTLVELLVVIAIIGTLVGLLLPAVQAARESSRSNTCRMNLTQLHKATAQYEIDNKKYPGYVNPIGGGASWSAMLLPYLERRDLWERIQVGASASASVEVFVCPSNPPKTEGAPGMSYLANAGWIQREEIFPNSLECGKTENIANGVFFDKTRTDVSSRADIRDEVRVDNSCVPSPQPITKMTFAYIQAEGDGTTNTLLYSEGINAMVWTGITAPDKKWHYGFCWEKPVTIAAGYEDDNSTIETGSQYRYINRILKSLTNNPNEKPANSCAPSSYHAAGINVAFVGGSVRYLSEQIEPFVFAQLMTSNRRDSDLDEENLPQPDADDY
- the fae gene encoding formaldehyde-activating enzyme, translated to MSMFIGEALTGDGNEIAHIDLMIGSKDGPVGTAFANALATQSDGHTNLLAVLTPNLAVKPATVMITKVTIKGMRQAVQMFGPAQAAVAKAVADSVADGVIDKGQAEDLVIVCGVFIHPEAADDKKIYDYNYEATKMAIVNAMGAKPSADEMIAGKEEAAHPFRGF